From a single Rhodococcus qingshengii JCM 15477 genomic region:
- a CDS encoding ABC transporter permease, with product MARVLPMLIRRLLILIPLILGIIAFVFIVMQFAPTDPATAAFNGGNPTAEQLQQFKEENGLLDPLPLQYVHFVTDLVSGNMGDSLISGTPVLDSISTALPLTIQLTVLGLVIAIVLSLIFGVTSALFRDRWPDQVIRVISLGGVAAPSFWLALLMIQYLAVQLGWFPTGGYVNPSDSVSDWLWYMALPALSLSLPVAAQLTRIIRTSMVEELDKDYVRTAIGSGLPYHVVIGRNVLRNALINPLTVLGLRVGYLLGGAVVIEQIFGLPGMGQLMINGVTNGDPAVVQGVVIVIAVGFVVVNLAVDILYLLVNPRLRSAA from the coding sequence ATGGCAAGAGTCCTCCCCATGCTGATCAGGCGATTACTGATACTGATCCCCCTGATCCTCGGCATCATCGCGTTCGTCTTCATCGTGATGCAGTTCGCGCCCACCGATCCCGCAACCGCGGCGTTCAACGGTGGCAACCCGACTGCGGAACAGTTGCAGCAGTTCAAGGAAGAGAACGGACTGCTCGATCCGCTTCCGCTGCAATACGTTCACTTCGTGACCGATCTGGTCAGCGGCAACATGGGTGACAGTCTGATTTCCGGTACCCCGGTGTTGGATTCGATCTCCACCGCTCTGCCACTGACCATTCAGCTCACGGTTCTCGGACTGGTGATCGCCATCGTGCTCTCGCTGATCTTCGGCGTCACCAGCGCACTGTTCCGCGATCGTTGGCCGGATCAGGTCATCCGAGTGATCTCCCTCGGCGGTGTGGCGGCACCGTCATTCTGGTTGGCACTGCTGATGATTCAGTACCTTGCTGTCCAACTCGGATGGTTCCCTACCGGTGGCTACGTCAATCCGAGCGACTCCGTCAGCGACTGGCTCTGGTACATGGCGCTCCCGGCGCTGTCCCTGTCACTGCCCGTCGCAGCACAACTCACGCGCATCATCCGCACGTCGATGGTCGAGGAGTTGGACAAGGACTACGTCCGGACCGCGATCGGCAGCGGCCTGCCCTATCACGTGGTGATCGGACGGAATGTGTTGCGTAACGCGCTGATCAACCCGCTCACCGTCCTGGGCCTCCGTGTCGGTTACCTCCTCGGTGGCGCTGTGGTCATCGAGCAGATCTTCGGCCTGCCCGGCATGGGTCAGCTCATGATCAACGGCGTCACCAACGGTGACCCCGCAGTCGTTCAGGGAGTTGTCATCGTCATCGCGGTCGGCTTCGTCGTCGTCAACCTCGCCGTCGACATCCTCTACCTGCTCGTCAATCCACGACTTCGGAGCGCAGCATGA
- a CDS encoding ABC transporter substrate-binding protein, producing MKNERPLSSAFTRRDLFRYTGLLGAAVGITATLAACGGGPSSTSVVGGSASTGDLTTAIGYGNDQSFDPMQTASGFLMAAVNHVYEGLLENDPGTGETYAALAQAVPTDATASSWTMKIREGATWHDGTPVTSDDVVFTFDRILDPQQNVLIRSFFSSWLQSVTKVDDQTVTLNFNYPFSAAAQRLSIAKIMPKHVFDGHWDEAKSGTLVVGSGPYKLKSHTPKSNTAFEAFEAYNGPRPANFATMNWLSIVDTSSRIARVSGNNAGAQLADNIPVANVPTLTSGGRTVEGNPGMNLMYLLFDTTQAPFDDVRVRQAMFYAINTPKMIEIALGGKAAPATSYLYERNPDYARASTVYSYDPDKARSLLAAAGVSGLDLTLLSTNVSWLADCLPTIKESWDAVGFNTTLEPQDTSAMVSKLNSGQKFQIAAGTSNPQAFGSDVDLLVRYTYSKGGLWTKTYAKWDDTPEAQKIYATMDEATRETDPAKRSTLVQSYLNQIAENAVYYPVLHQELLTAWDPKKIADVTPLPYPGVNLLQAKPA from the coding sequence TTGAAGAACGAACGACCGCTGAGCTCCGCGTTCACCCGCCGAGACCTGTTCCGGTACACCGGGCTACTGGGAGCTGCAGTAGGTATCACCGCGACTCTCGCGGCCTGTGGCGGCGGGCCGTCGTCGACCTCGGTTGTCGGCGGTTCTGCGAGCACCGGCGATCTGACCACCGCCATCGGATACGGCAACGACCAGAGCTTCGACCCGATGCAGACTGCATCCGGTTTCCTCATGGCAGCGGTCAACCACGTCTACGAGGGACTGCTCGAAAACGATCCAGGCACCGGTGAGACGTATGCGGCGCTCGCACAGGCCGTCCCGACCGACGCCACCGCCTCGAGCTGGACCATGAAAATCCGCGAGGGAGCAACCTGGCACGACGGCACTCCGGTCACCTCGGACGACGTCGTCTTCACCTTCGATCGCATCCTCGATCCACAGCAGAACGTACTGATCCGCTCCTTCTTCTCCTCCTGGCTGCAGTCCGTCACCAAGGTCGACGACCAAACGGTGACCCTGAACTTCAACTACCCGTTCAGCGCTGCCGCACAGCGTCTCTCGATCGCCAAGATCATGCCCAAGCACGTCTTCGACGGCCACTGGGACGAGGCCAAGTCCGGAACGCTGGTCGTCGGTTCCGGTCCGTACAAGCTCAAGAGCCACACCCCCAAGAGCAACACAGCTTTCGAGGCCTTCGAGGCGTACAACGGGCCGCGTCCGGCCAACTTCGCGACCATGAACTGGCTCTCCATCGTCGACACCTCCTCACGCATCGCGCGCGTCTCGGGCAACAATGCCGGTGCACAACTCGCCGACAACATCCCCGTCGCCAACGTCCCCACTCTGACCTCCGGTGGGCGCACCGTCGAGGGCAACCCGGGCATGAACCTCATGTACCTGCTCTTCGACACGACTCAGGCACCGTTCGACGACGTTCGTGTTCGCCAGGCGATGTTCTATGCGATCAACACCCCGAAGATGATCGAGATCGCCCTCGGCGGCAAGGCAGCACCGGCCACGAGCTACCTGTACGAGCGCAACCCCGACTACGCGCGAGCGTCCACCGTCTACTCGTACGATCCGGACAAGGCCCGCTCGCTCCTCGCTGCCGCCGGTGTCAGTGGCCTCGACCTGACGCTGCTCTCCACCAACGTCAGCTGGTTGGCCGACTGCTTGCCGACCATCAAAGAGTCTTGGGACGCAGTCGGATTCAACACGACACTCGAACCGCAGGACACCAGCGCCATGGTGAGCAAGCTCAACAGCGGCCAGAAGTTCCAGATCGCCGCCGGTACGTCCAACCCGCAGGCATTCGGCAGCGACGTCGACCTTCTCGTCCGCTACACGTACAGCAAGGGCGGCTTGTGGACGAAGACCTACGCCAAGTGGGACGACACCCCCGAAGCGCAGAAGATCTACGCCACCATGGACGAAGCCACCCGCGAGACCGACCCGGCAAAGCGCAGCACCCTCGTGCAGTCGTACCTGAACCAGATCGCCGAAAATGCTGTCTACTACCCGGTTCTCCATCAGGAGCTCCTGACTGCGTGGGATCCGAAGAAGATCGCCGACGTCACTCCGCTGCCGTACCCCGGCGTCAACCTGCTTCAGGCGAAGCCGGCCTGA
- a CDS encoding Gfo/Idh/MocA family protein gives MTRYKVGVVGCGFFGSSLARELAAHPRFELTMLCDRDFERAKDVAAEFSATPTDDHDAVAAHPELALVVVATPNHAHAEPAIAALEHGTAVFVEKPLAVELVDAQNMIASADASGSPLMVGHIMRMMPGVRRLADLLASGELGEVAAIESSRSRWIDTDGADPQWWKLDKSRTGGELTHEIHELDLMCWLGGEVTAVSSIATADDGFRNTVVSFAGGAIGRHTISTRSHTSSWQLTVDATEGSVHADFHTGRVSRLRGGQVVESWPIFDVDAENQSLIDAASRTQKYNSGNGGSSLWMQAAIRHEIDEMAAVLDGKADPDSPLTYARERALVVAEQVRLGGGEPAALSGSAK, from the coding sequence ATGACCCGATACAAAGTCGGTGTGGTCGGTTGCGGATTCTTCGGTAGTTCCCTCGCTCGCGAGCTGGCTGCCCATCCACGTTTCGAACTGACGATGCTGTGCGACCGTGACTTCGAGCGGGCCAAGGACGTCGCCGCAGAGTTCTCGGCAACCCCGACAGACGATCACGACGCGGTGGCCGCTCACCCGGAGTTGGCCCTCGTTGTCGTCGCGACGCCCAATCACGCGCACGCCGAACCTGCCATCGCGGCGCTCGAACACGGCACGGCAGTTTTTGTCGAGAAGCCACTCGCCGTCGAACTGGTCGATGCGCAGAACATGATCGCGAGCGCCGACGCGAGCGGTTCGCCGTTGATGGTCGGGCACATCATGCGGATGATGCCGGGTGTACGACGTCTGGCGGACCTGCTGGCGTCGGGGGAGCTCGGCGAGGTCGCTGCGATCGAATCGTCTCGCTCACGCTGGATCGACACCGACGGCGCAGATCCACAGTGGTGGAAGCTCGACAAGAGCCGAACGGGTGGAGAACTGACTCACGAAATTCACGAACTGGACCTGATGTGCTGGCTCGGCGGCGAGGTGACTGCCGTGTCGAGCATCGCCACCGCGGACGACGGCTTCCGCAACACAGTGGTGTCGTTCGCCGGCGGCGCGATCGGCAGACACACCATCTCGACGCGTTCACACACTTCGTCGTGGCAGCTGACCGTCGATGCCACCGAAGGTTCGGTCCACGCGGACTTCCACACCGGCCGGGTCAGCCGACTGCGCGGGGGACAGGTCGTAGAGTCGTGGCCGATCTTCGACGTCGACGCCGAGAACCAATCGTTGATCGACGCTGCGAGCAGGACGCAGAAGTACAACTCGGGTAACGGAGGATCCTCGCTGTGGATGCAGGCTGCGATTCGTCACGAAATCGACGAGATGGCAGCAGTTCTCGACGGCAAGGCTGATCCCGACTCGCCGTTGACGTACGCACGTGAACGCGCACTCGTCGTCGCCGAACAGGTGCGACTCGGTGGCGGCGAACCGGCAGCGCTCTCGGGAAGTGCCAAGTGA